The proteins below are encoded in one region of Bacillus horti:
- a CDS encoding DUF3908 family protein yields MNKITYQGLLNEIDDRAKSQFGLGLLIDHLKRNYPVEKVKFFYAKDIFEKSKPTIFYLITTNGKFIEITEDDEYIQAEIRNERDIKKAFYKEVAYDNEASLVLHFEDKTITLSSLEDTKSGPWVSKHDKTIKDIYAYLTRGAELQESTL; encoded by the coding sequence GTGAATAAAATAACTTACCAAGGTTTATTAAACGAGATTGATGATCGTGCTAAATCGCAATTTGGATTAGGTCTGTTGATTGACCACCTGAAGCGAAACTATCCTGTTGAAAAGGTGAAATTCTTTTACGCAAAAGATATATTTGAAAAGTCTAAACCAACAATTTTCTACTTAATAACAACTAATGGGAAATTTATTGAAATTACAGAAGATGATGAATACATTCAAGCTGAGATAAGAAATGAGCGAGATATCAAAAAAGCATTTTACAAGGAAGTTGCATATGATAACGAAGCCAGCTTAGTACTTCACTTTGAGGACAAGACAATTACATTGTCCAGTTTAGAGGATACAAAATCTGGCCCGTGGGTAAGTAAACATGACAAAACAATAAAAGATATCTACGCCTACTTAACTCGTGGCGCAGAATTGCAAGAGAGCACCCTATAA
- a CDS encoding TetR/AcrR family transcriptional regulator: protein MPPIVSEEYKEKKKEQILTSALACFAQKGFTAATIDDIVAHSGISKGSIYNYYKSKDDIYIDLLNTNTSHYMEQITEQFSKLHSAIDKITFLFDHYINVDPQDEQRLGYVSVFYEFIFHSTRDEDIHALVTKRKNHLLKLMKDIIEQGQQAGEVKKELDPELYAYKFWIMIDGVSIQSVFADSPYHNVLAMLKQTYLEEIKG, encoded by the coding sequence ATGCCGCCTATTGTCTCAGAGGAGTATAAAGAGAAGAAAAAGGAGCAGATCTTAACTAGTGCGTTAGCCTGTTTTGCTCAAAAGGGGTTTACGGCAGCTACCATTGATGATATTGTAGCCCACTCTGGAATAAGTAAGGGTTCCATCTATAATTATTATAAGAGTAAAGATGACATTTATATTGATCTACTAAATACAAATACGTCACATTATATGGAGCAGATCACAGAACAATTTTCAAAGCTTCATTCAGCTATAGACAAAATAACGTTTTTGTTTGATCACTATATCAATGTTGACCCTCAAGATGAGCAAAGATTAGGGTATGTCTCTGTTTTTTATGAGTTTATTTTCCATAGTACAAGGGATGAGGACATTCATGCGCTTGTAACAAAGAGGAAGAATCATCTACTCAAGCTCATGAAGGATATAATAGAGCAAGGGCAACAGGCTGGAGAGGTAAAGAAGGAATTAGATCCAGAGCTTTACGCTTATAAATTTTGGATTATGATTGATGGAGTTAGTATTCAATCTGTTTTTGCAGATTCCCCATACCATAACGTTCTAGCCATGCTAAAGCAGACCTACTTAGAGGAAATTAAGGGCTAG